Within the Bradyrhizobium cosmicum genome, the region GTCGCGCGCCGCGGCGGGCGTGGCGGTGACGAAACCGGCAAGGACCGTTGCGCCAAGGGTCAGCAGCGCCAAATGCGTCTTGCGCATGATCCCAACTCCTCTGTTCACGGCGTCAGATACGGCGCCATCTATCATCAGGTTTCGCGGTGCCATTTTATTCCGGATCGACGCCGCCGACCACTCAAGAAAAAAGCCCTGCCGGACGGCAGGGCTCCATTCCTCACGATCACAAGACCGCTACTCGACCTTCAGGCCGGCGAACTCGACGACCTTCTTCCATTTCGCGGTTTCGGCCTCGACCTCCTTGCCGAACGCCTCCGGCGTCAGCACCAGCGGATCGCCGCCGAGCTCGACCAGGCGCTTGGTCATGTCGGGCTCCTTCATCAGCGTGTTGATCTCGCTGTTGAGCTTGGCGATCATGTCCTTGGGCATGTTCTTCGGCCCACCGATACCGAACAGTGCGCTCGCCTCGTAATCCTTCACGGTCTCGCCGATCGCGGGCACGTCGGGCAGCTGCGGCGAGCGCTGTGCCGTGGTGACGCCGAGCGCGCGAAGCGCGCCCGAGCGGATGTGCTGGATGATCGAGGGCATGTTGTCGAAGATCACCTGCACCTGACCACCCAGCATGTCGGTGATCGCGAGCGCCGCGCCGCGATAGGGCACGTGCTGCATCTTGCAGCCGGTCATCGCCATGAACATCTCCCCGGACAGATGCACCGAGGTGCCGTTGCCGGACGAGGCCATGTTCACCTTGCCCGGATTGGCCTTCACGTACTCGATGAACTCGGCGACGGTCTTGGCCGGAACGTCCTTGTTGACGGTCATCACGT harbors:
- a CDS encoding Bug family tripartite tricarboxylate transporter substrate binding protein, which codes for MITRRSALGLLAATPLAASPLSKAFAADYPSRPVKFVVGYPPGGATDILARLIGQRLSERLGQQFIVENKPGAGNNIGTESVVNAEPDGYTVLLVNPANYINATLYANLKFNFVRDIAPIAGFQRVPNVMTVNKDVPAKTVAEFIEYVKANPGKVNMASSGNGTSVHLSGEMFMAMTGCKMQHVPYRGAALAITDMLGGQVQVIFDNMPSIIQHIRSGALRALGVTTAQRSPQLPDVPAIGETVKDYEASALFGIGGPKNMPKDMIAKLNSEINTLMKEPDMTKRLVELGGDPLVLTPEAFGKEVEAETAKWKKVVEFAGLKVE